Below is a genomic region from Betta splendens chromosome 8, fBetSpl5.4, whole genome shotgun sequence.
ttaatatttCATTGAATATATTTAATAATTCTTGATGTTATAACGGAGGCTTCAGGCTGCTGCATAAAAAGCGATGGGAGAGCAATGGAAACCAAAAGCGAgtagttttaaattaaacaatttgCATTTATTTAGAGAATTTGCccgggtaaaaaaaaaacgatctTCAACTCTTCACCTCCCCACCGATCTCAAAGTGTATTATAAATGTATGAAGCGCTGCATTAAATATAATGTGCGTGCAGTAGCAAACGCATTGACCGTCGGTGGTGGAGGTACTTACTGGCTGCTCCCACGCCGACGAGCACCGAGGTCAGGTAGAAGGACCACGTTGAGGGGGCGATGAACACGGCCACGTACCCGCTGGACGCAGTAATGAACAACACGCTTCAGCGTCATCATCTCTGTCAACGCTCCTCAGGTAATGTGCCGTAAGTATGAAAAAGTCCACCTGTAAAGCAGCCCACTTATAAACATCGTGATTCTGGGTCCAACCACCGCGACGACCGCTGGAGCCAGGAGGTTTGAGAAGGAGAAAACTCCATAGATGATTCCAAGGCTGTGAAGGAGGCAGAGTCGATTGTTAGTGTTTGAGTCCAACCccagtgtttgtgaatgtgtcgGAGCTGAGTTGACCCACCTGTGGTACCCGCTGCCCGAGAAGGTGTCGTTCGCCAGGCTTTTCACCACGGTTTGCTCAAGAGAAGAAGCAGCACAGGGTAAAAACTAAGCAAAGTCTGTCCTCGTGTCCTTCATCCTTCATAACTTTCCTGCCACTGAGGAAAATGAACTACACGTGATGCACCTGACATataatacagatggagcagccTAGAACTAtagagacagagggaagagcACAGATGGAGGACGGTAAACGGGGGAATTAAATGACAGAGCACACATTCACTGGCTTCCTGTTTGCACTGTACGATGAATTGTTCCCGACATCAGGCTAATTGACAGCATGTGCTTTTGACCACATACTATATCCTCTACGGTCCTTTTGTGATCACATACTATACGGCCCATGATTTAACCTTCAGACATCACATAATATACTATGACCATTTTTTCGGTTATAGAAATGTATGGAGGCTTTTTAAAATCCTCCACGTGAGTTGTTTTCATAAATTCAGGGGTTTGAGGGTTCACATAAGTTGGAGGGTCAATTTTGAGTTAAAAGTTGTTGTTTGAAGGAAATGTGAATgccccctgtcaatgtgtgtcCTCCCATCGACCCACATGTGCTGAATAAACCTAACATCTGGAGAATCCCACTATAACACAGGAGTTGACACATAATAACAGCCAGGATTCAGGAAGTTGGGAAATATGTGGCAGTGtttaattaaagcaaatcaGATCAGATCGATCTGAAAATAAGCTTTGAAGCCACGTTTAGGTTGCATAAAAACTAAGGTTTGGTGACTTACTTCAATGTTCCCACACGTGGTGAAGGCAGTGAAGATAAACAGAAAGCCCACACCTAAAACCACAACGTTGAAAGTCCGTGCGTCTGCCATGGTGCCGTCCTACAAACACATCCTAGGTGTAGTAGTACGTGACTGTCATCCGGATAAATCCATGTAAAGACGCTCTTAAACTGGCGCTGCTAAAGTTGACTTCCCTGGCTGTTTAGTTACAGTTCAAAGTGCGCACGGCGGCGGCTAAGGAGGAGAGAGTATGCAGACAAACAGTGTGGTTCTGTTATAAGAGAAGTTCCCTCCTGTCATGCAGAGTACGCATGACAACTTGTGACTTccattaaaagtttttttttttttttgcagttttccTTTTTCGTCTGGGACCTTTTGCTCATGCTTTTTTTGTTCTGCGCCCACTCACTTCCTCATCTGCGCTCTGTGGTAACTCTGCTGCCTTCCAGAGGCGAGCAGCAGGAATATTCATGCATCCACTggagacagactgcagcttttacaccctgttttgtctttttcataCAAAATTATCAGGTTCAGGTCTCTGAAATAAAGAAACCCGTGAACAGTAATTCTGGTTGTGAGCCTTGTGGTGTTTTTATATACTATGCTATTTTGCTTTTCAGTCTGGATTCACAGATGTGTCTGATGGAATTAATGTTTTATAAACGATTAAGAATAATATACAAACATGTGCAGGATGGAAGTAgcaagaaaatgtttttatactATTGAGCGTAAATGAGGCGCATATTTTATTAGCTTTGTTTAAATGCATGTACAGTTTGAGTTGATTTTGTTGTAGATGATATTAGGCTCCATTAGTTGGCGATAATCCGCCTTTAAATTACCAAACTTCGCTAATATAAAAGgcgaagaagaaagaaagaacgcTCGACCAATAGCCGTTGAGATAAGTGCCACCTCTCGGCGCTGCCTCTACgaaccacaacaacaaagagTTCTGAAAAGGTGAGATAGATTAGTTCCTCTCACTTCCTAGTTTGCCAAAAAATGTTGCTGCACCGCACAATTTGTGTTGTCTGTAGCTTTATTAAAAATCTCAgttatgttttatatttgtttcacaaaataaatggaaaataGTTTAcggttattttatttttaagtcaCATTGTCAATAACAACTTTACAGATATTTTATATGGCGTATGCGAGTCcctttgtgtattttttgtCCACCTGTTTCAGTTAGCTGAAACTACAGCTATTTAAACTAAGCGTCTCCAAGCATAGCAGCATTTGGTATGACGTTTTGAATTaggtttagattttttttgttttgacgtGTAGTGGTTCGCTTTTGCCCGAGTTCAGCTATGGTGAACTTGTGGGTAGTTTCCTGAATATCGGATACATCCTGGTCGTTGTTACCTCTTTGCCACAACCTACAAGAGATTGTACACAATCATCATGGCGACGCAGGATGGTGGGTATTGAAAACATACAGCTGTATTTCTGTGGCAGTTTTACATCGAAGCTGATCGTGGTTTATGAAAGAGCGCTTGTTTTTAGTTGTGACGGTATTAGATTGTGATTTTAATGTGGTTGAATGCCCGGTTATGCCTTAGTGTGTGGTTATTTCTAAGTGTCCactagctagctaacgttacTGATTGCTAACATCACTCAAAATTAGCTGGATTTTAAAAGGCTGGTGATACTGTCAGAAGGTTAAACAGTTCTAAGACTTAGTTGGTAAACTTTAGCTGTTATGGTTCTTCTTCGAGATGTTGTAGGTTTAGAAGTTGGGAATGGTAAAGACGGAGTAGCAACACATCGAGCTCTACGTTCCGATAACGATACCAGTTTTATAACCAACCAGGCAATGACCGAGTTACTGGTTCTGGATTTGTACCAGAACGCATTTGGTTGAAAAGCCAGAACCTTGTGTGGTTCGGTTAAGGCGTGGTTCGCTCTCATTTATCCCGTCGCCCAACATAGAGGGAGAACATGCACCCAGATAAAGAAATGAGCGGTGGAAGGAGCTAGAAAGACCACGAGAGAGAAAGTGGCTGAGCAGAGAATCGAAACCAGACGCTTTTAATGTCTGATCTtacagtagtaatagtagtagtcaTTATATACTTGTGCTTCTTCTGGTAACTATTCAGTGTGAGGAACTTTATACAAGTGCAAGCGAAACAACAATGCTTTTAAATTTTATAAAAGACACAAGACTGTTAATAAACCATTTATTAACAATAAGCTGAAGCCATAGACGCAAACCTGATGAGCTGTCAATTTTAAAATGGTATAAATCAGCATAAAGTCTTTGTTCAATTAATTATAACCATTAATGAGAGTTGTTAAATTTACAGACTTATAATGAAAGAAATGTAATCAACAGAAAACTAAACATGAGCTGATGTTCCTACTGGAATGTCTTTAACAAGggtattgtttttatttaatttgcattGTAGACACAAACATTATGTCCGTTATTTACTCTTGTAGTTTATCCTATGCATTTAtatcatcatttattcataaaatagtctattgtgtttgtgtgaagtctGTAGTATCACCAACCTTAAGTAGTGCAACTAAAGGGGATTTTCTTCTTCAAATATCAAAGGTCAAATGTATCAGCTGTTTTTCAGGTTGAGTTTCTTTTTGTGATGACATAGTCCTAAGGAACTATTTCTTGCTTGGTCATAATAATTACTCAGGGGGGCTTTGAGAagaataatacattttgataatAAGTACATTTTAACATGGCCAATACTTAGTACTCTTTCTAGGTTAATTGCCTACAACAGGTTTCGACCATTTCCTGACATCTATCCTGTCTAGCATCTGTGCCTGCCTCTCAGGTAACACCAGCCGGTGTTTTGGGTGCAAAAACAGAGGTTTTGGGTGCCACTTGGATAGAAAACCCTTTGTAAGAGCGGACAACTTATTATTTTACTCCCATAGTGCTATTGTGTTAAAAAACTGAATTAGATACCCATGATACTATTAACAACTAAAATAAGAATGTTAATGCGTAGGGAAATAACATTACACGAGTATACACTTTCCTAGTGATTATAGCTTAATTGCTTAGATATCTAACTATTAGGATGTTAGAATGAGTTGCATCTATGTACTGGCTCGTTATTTAACAATTGCAGTGAGGACCCGACAATGTAGCGCGTTGTAAGTAGCTCATTGGAAGTTTAAACATATAGCTATGAACATATAAACATATGGTTTAAACCCATTGTAAAATAACTGTAGTCAGTCAACAGTCTTGAGAAAACAGCGTATACGTATGTAATGTGGTTAAAACAAGTAAGGTACAATTTGCATTTcttttattagtgggagagctgaacaactctcactattgatatcttcggtctttattttAGTATGAATTGGTCATGCAGTGGAATCTGAGTCACGATCTTTGATGTTATTGAACACATCCAGTGGAAAATTAAGTAGTGAAACAGTTTTTTGTAACTGGTAAAACCACCTTTTATGTGATTAACCTATTATATAGGTTTGTGTGGCTGTGAATTAGATCTTCATAATATTTATTCAGCTCAGCAGGTCAGCTTTAGCAAATTCTCAGCACTGTCTTGAGTTAATTCCATAGCGTCTCTCTCACAGTGACATCTTTACAAAATCGATTTTGCTTCCATGAAGCACCGTCTGTATTGGATTCACTTAAGTGATGATTGTACTGCTGCGTCACTCAGCTCCTTTTGAGCTGCAGCTTGCACACAGTCACGCTGACATTATTTTGCGGGATACCTTGATACACTTGGGATTTCATTATTCCCTCCATGGTGGCAAGGCGTCTAGGTCCTGATGTAGCAAATCAGcccagcagcatcatcatctgtTGGGAAGAGGTTTTTATGCTGATTTCACAGTTCTCTTTTTACACCATATGTTGCAATGCACATTCTCTcccaaaacactgcagcaggcCTGAAACTTGCCACGGAGCCCACTGATACTTCACAGTAATACTGAAAGGATATGCAGATTAAAAGTGATTTTATTCACAGCACTATGCTTGGTGCAAGAAGGAAGCAGAAAACCAACACGAGGCTATCATCAGGGAACTATCAAAGTTAAATCAGCagcgtttgtgttttgtgtgatcGATTTAACTCACTGTTTTCATGCTCCTGCAGGAAGTGAAGAGGTCATAATGGAAACTGTGGACCAGCCTAAAGTAGCAGAACCACTAGTTGAAGATGCTGAGAAAAGCGACGAAGGGAGTACGTCTCACACAGATGCAGGAAACGCCACAACTCAGGACTCTAGTATTAGCAATGGGGATGATGCGGATGATCAGCAGGagaaggtggacgtgaaaattaTTTGGAACAAGAATAAATATGACCTGAAAATTCCTGTCGATAGCACCGGAGCCACGCTAAAAGAGAGGATTCATTCGCTCACTGGTAAGAGGTCACCATTGTCGGCACTATGTGAAATGTCCTAGGAGGTGTGAAATCTGAATGACCGTTACCATTTGCTCTCCTAGGTCTTCCCCCAGCAATGCAGAAAGTGATGTATAAAGGACTGCTTCCAGAGGACAAGACGCTACGCGAAATAAAGATAACAAATGGTGCAAAAATAATGGTGGTAGGATCTACAATAAATGATGTATTAGCTGTGAACACACCCAAAGAGGTCGTTCAACAGGAAGTTAAAGCTGATGAAAACAAGAAGGAGCCTTTATGCAGGCAAAAGGTAAGGTAATGACAGAAGAAAGTAAATTCTCTCTGAAAGTTTCGTTGAGTTTTCTTTTTAACCTACATTATTACTTCAGCAACACAGGAAGGTTTTGGATAAAGGTAAACCAGACGACATAATGACAGCTATTAAAGGAGCAAAGGTAGGAGATGACAGTGGTTTTTGTTTCTCCTTCAATGCTATAACAGTCCAGATATGTGTTAAAAACTAAATACATGCAGGCATTTTGTGGTGATGGAGTGCTTTTTTCTGCACACAGGAACGATTACCAACAGTGCCTTTATCTGGGATGTTTAACAAGTCTGGGGGAAAAGTTAGACTGACATTTAAACTGGAGCAAGATCAGTTGTGGATCGGAACAAAAGGTGAGATCACGCGTGGCTTCATGTACCGAAATTCACTGCAACACAAATACAGTTGTTTAAATGTCCTCGTTTTTGTGTCTTCATCTCTCCAGAAAGAACAGAGAAAGTCCCAATGGGCTCCATTAAAAACGTATTGTCTGAACCCATCGAAGGCCACGACGACTATCACATGATGGTAACTGTTCTTGCTGTTACCTGCACGTCTGATTGAATCAGGTTTATGACGCATACAGAGACCAACCCAGTGTAGCTGTGGGTAATGTCAATGAGCAAAGGCTTGTGTGGAGGAAAGTGAAGCAGCAGTCTCCGTCGCCGTGCAGGCTGAGTGTAGCATGTGTTCATCACAGTGATGGGGTcatcatttcactgttttgctCTGTGCAGCGAAGTGGGAAATGTCAGAGCTTTTTGTAGATTAACCTTTATGTCTAGCGCCACTTCAGTTCTTCATTGTCATAGGAATAAAAGTCTTCAGGGAAGTAACTTTATTTTATCAGGTCAAGAAGATAAAAAATGCCTTTCTTAGAAGAACaaaacatattattttattacatccTCCATGAAGCAAGGACTAGTCCTCTCTCCTTCTGGGATGCTTTACTTTAGGTAGTGATATAACTGTTTATCACTTGTGATCATAAAATCTAAATTCTAAGTTGGTGTATCAAAGGAAATTCTTTGGCTTTAACAATCACATCCAGCTTGTAAAACATATCTGCATAGGCTATAAAAATGTGTAGCGAGTAAGCAGATTTTTTcatctaagtgtgtgtgttgctgtgtgcagCTACTGAACAGTATAATCACAGTGAAATTGCAGCATGGCTTTAAGTGAAAGGAGTTTTTGAATTGCTTTGCCATTTAATGTACACACTGCTCTTTCCCATTTCTTCCCTAGGCTTTTCAGCTGGGTCCGACAGAAGCTTCTCAGTATTGGGTCTACTGGGTGCCTGCACAGTTTGTTGATGCAATCAAAGACACAATCCTTGGAAAATGGCAGTATTTCTAATGTGCCTATTTTTGACAATGGTGAACTGGGATTGAGATGAAGAACCTGAAGGAAGGCGGAGTCAACATCAGGAATTAAGGAACTCATTGGAATATATTTGAAGGAAACAGACAGATGCCTGTGGACTAATCATATTCTTTGTAGGTTGAAGGTGTGGCAGCATAACATTTCTCAGCCCTGTTGATCATTCAAGATTTACAGCAAAATCCAagggaaaataataaaacaattgtACAGAAATTGTTAACACTTTTCTTCAGTTATtcttaaagaaataaaacttatttaatgaaataaatcacGGGGCCATTGCTcttggttctgtctgtgttcaatgTTAAATCTGATCGCACTTCGTTCCGCTTTAGATGTTATAGTTTAAATCTTGACTCGATGCTTTTATTTCGAAAATATTTGAAATGAACCGAGTATGTTGTCCGGAAAAGTCACTCACTTCCGGTGACGTCACGCGTGGCGGGCTCGTTCAAGAGGCGGCGAGCTAAGCTTCGGCGTGTGTAGCACGCGCGGTAATGTCCGGGCAGGAGAAGCGTCCCCCGCCGCTGAAGGCGCTGTCCGGCCAGCTGAGGCCGGCCGACGGCGGCGGCTTCGTGGTCAAAGCGGGCCGGGGTCGCGCTCTGGCGGCGTCGCTGGTGTGGATGCAGGGGACGGTGCTGGACGTGCAGCTCGACAGAGACGCGgtgcagctgctggacgacAGCGGCACGTTCGCTGTGCGCGGCGTCAACAGCGTCCCCAAAGGGAGACCGTGTCTGTGCCGAGGTAACCGACGCGGGTCTGGTGACGTCACGTCATGCATGGTTTCTATACCGCGGTTCAAGCTAAACTGAATATTGCTGTGAAACGATGCTTCAGTAGCTTTAAAGCTTTATGAAATCATAGTACTTGTCAACATTCTTAGCAAAGAATGATTATGAAAAAATAAGGCACAACAAAATTAGATTGGTTTAAAATCTGTACCGCTTTACAAACCTCAAAGTCAGACACTACAACCTGTCGTTTAGTCATGACGTCACTAACCGTTTAGGGCTTTCTATGTTGTATGTTTGTTGAGCTAAAGCAGTCCCACAGTAGATCAAAAGCTGTTCTATTTGCCTGTAGCACTGGACAAGGCCTAAAAAAGTCTAGGTTgttcttcacattcacattgttctTATCACGTGTGAAAAAATATGTAATGTTTGATGTGACTTAAAGTTTGCTAAATCTTTTAGGCTGCGTAGCATTACAGGCCTAAAAATATGGATTGATTAATTGAGAATGAATCACCACCACCGTTATTTGAGCCAGTCTTGCATTTTAGCTGTTACTTAGGCTCAGGACTCAGGCAGTCATTCCCAGAGTCACTGCAtgttcagctgcttctgctgttgcAGGTAAATATGTCATGGTGATGGGCGTCATCCAGGCCGCGTCGCCGGAGCCAGCCATCCGTGCGGTGAAGATGGCCGACCTCTCGGATCTCTCTGCACTCCACAGACGCATGtggaagctggaggtggacgacctgcagcaggtgatggCCTGAAAGCGGAGCTGCAGGTGGGAACGCTGTCGCAGCAGCTGGACGCGCAGTATCGAGcggaaaaaaaaacctgctcaCAGGACGAAACAGGAGCTCATCCCAGATGTTCAGaaatttgaaaaaacaaaaagacacaagtgtctatttatgttttatatgttGCAGCATCCCTCTGCTTGTTTGACGAGGTTAGGTGGCCTAAGAAATgttttgtaattatttatttatagcacATGTGTATGTTGAATAAATTTGGACATGACagaattaaatatttatgcGCACTGCACCAGGCTTAAACATTAGATTGCAAaaattgtttcatttcattcagctTACTTGGTAGAGCGTCGGCCTTGGAAGTCAAAGGTCTGCGGTTCAGTTCCTACCTCGGCATCAGGCGTGTttttgagcaagacacttcaccgTAGCTTCCCGGCACTACACCCTGGTCCCCACATCAAATCGGTTAAAATGCAGAAATTACATTCCCCAATGTTGGATCAACAAAgttatattattacattttttcaaGATCAACCGGAAATGGTGGTAAAAAtagaatttgaataaaatgtacTCTTTAATCTCAATTAAACAAAATGTTACCCATTATTAAAAAGTAAACAGTCTGACATGTATAACAGAGCTGAAAATTTGagcacagatttaaaaaaaagaagctttatTTAGCGTGTTTCCCGTTACAGAGGTAACACTATTAGATAACTGGAAAATGACCTAAGTTGACAGATTAAAACAAAAGTGTCAACAGAACTCTGAATTAAGTATTACATACTTAAATTATTGAGTAAAGGTCGTTAACATAAAAACTGCTtatgaaaagattttttttttttaaggtcaATAGTAAGTATCCGAACATGTCTCATCAACATTTACACATGCTGCCTACCACCACTTTCAGAAGATCTACTGAAAGGTGCACAGCAGAGCTTCATTTATGTCACACTCCTgtaattctgctcagagggccgggcCTTCAAGCTGTCACCAGTCTTCTGTGCACCTCAGAGGCCCTCGAGAATTCCCTGACTCAAGACTGTCCGATATCCCATTGCTCGTACATAAACGTAAATATTGTCAACACATCATTATTTAATGTCTTTAAGCAGAAAACTGTATTTCCCAAAGTCATTGTCATTTGGTGCTATAAGATGGTCTTTCCTGGCTTTTGCCAGCTTCATCAAAAGGAATTCCCTCCGTTCCATCCATTCTTTTAGCTCCTGGTCCCCGTGTGCCAGCCTACACAAATCGTCCTCTGTGCACGTGCCCTTAAGGAACCTGTGAAAGAACAACGTTTCAAACCGTCAACCACCAGACTTACTAGGACGTGAGCAGGAACCAGAAACACATGTTGGAGCAGATTGACTCACCTCTCACAAACTTTGAAAGTGCCCGTGGGAAATCGATACTGCCAGCAGTTCTGATCATCCTCAGAGTTGAAAACCcggtctttgtgtttttctgaggTGATATGTTGCTGCCACTGCTTCTCACTGTTGCAGTTTTTACCACACAGCCAACAGTGATTACCAGCCTGTGGAAAACAGCAATTAGTTGGGCGTTTTATTATGTTGTTCTAATATTTTCCACTTGAAatcaaattatatatattttaagtcAGATCCCTTAAACGAATTTTGCAGCATTTTCGCCAAACgcattatttaaattaaacctaGTCCTACCACTTCTTCAGCGTAGTCCGTCGGCATGTGGATCTGTTTGCCGTTCTCCCTGATGGAGTTACCGGAGGTGTCGTCACCCCATCCAGGCTTCTGAGACTGAACCCATTGCTCATAAAGCTGATCCATGTCTGGAACTAATGTTGGGGAGAAAACCAGTGATTACTTGTGGCGCACCTCTTCTAGATTTTGCCGAGAATGGAGTCGATGATTGTGACCAAACttactgttgttttccttcatgTAGGTCCAAAGGTCTCGCTCTTCTGTGCTGTGAGCAAATGTGCAGTTCCCGATGTATTGACACTTCTTGCCAGCATTCACGTGCATACAAATCTGATGAGAAAAATCAATTCATCATCAGACACAAAGCAATGACCCTGGCATGGAGGATGTGAATGTGTTGAATGCGTTTGTACCTCAAACTGGGATGGGATTGGCTTTTTGGTTGGAAGTGGTCTGACTGTTGTCCACTTTTTCCTTTCAATAGAAC
It encodes:
- the ubfd1 gene encoding ubiquitin domain-containing protein UBFD1 isoform X1, with translation MATQDGSEEVIMETVDQPKVAEPLVEDAEKSDEGSTSHTDAGNATTQDSSISNGDDADDQQEKVDVKIIWNKNKYDLKIPVDSTGATLKERIHSLTGLPPAMQKVMYKGLLPEDKTLREIKITNGAKIMVVGSTINDVLAVNTPKEVVQQEVKADENKKEPLCRQKQHRKVLDKGKPDDIMTAIKGAKERLPTVPLSGMFNKSGGKVRLTFKLEQDQLWIGTKERTEKVPMGSIKNVLSEPIEGHDDYHMMAFQLGPTEASQYWVYWVPAQFVDAIKDTILGKWQYF
- the ubfd1 gene encoding ubiquitin domain-containing protein UBFD1 isoform X2 codes for the protein METVDQPKVAEPLVEDAEKSDEGSTSHTDAGNATTQDSSISNGDDADDQQEKVDVKIIWNKNKYDLKIPVDSTGATLKERIHSLTGLPPAMQKVMYKGLLPEDKTLREIKITNGAKIMVVGSTINDVLAVNTPKEVVQQEVKADENKKEPLCRQKQHRKVLDKGKPDDIMTAIKGAKERLPTVPLSGMFNKSGGKVRLTFKLEQDQLWIGTKERTEKVPMGSIKNVLSEPIEGHDDYHMMAFQLGPTEASQYWVYWVPAQFVDAIKDTILGKWQYF
- the rmi2 gene encoding recQ-mediated genome instability protein 2; the encoded protein is MSGQEKRPPPLKALSGQLRPADGGGFVVKAGRGRALAASLVWMQGTVLDVQLDRDAVQLLDDSGTFAVRGVNSVPKGRPCLCRGKYVMVMGVIQAASPEPAIRAVKMADLSDLSALHRRMWKLEVDDLQQVMA